CTCTCGAGGCACACCTCTCCCGGCGCTGGACACGGGCGCCGGTGGTGCCTACGTTGCTCTCGTCCCGGACGGACAGGAGCGTGGCCCACCAGCCTCGTTCCAGCAGTGAAAGGGGGAGGGCTGTTGGCGCAGCTCTCCTCCCAAGATGAGGGCCGGACCTTGGCGGGTCCGGCCCCTTTTTTTCGCGTCTCCTCTTTCTTTGCCCTCCTCGCCACCAACCTACGCAGTTGGGCGGCGCAAGCAGTCCGCGAAGATGGTGGGCGGCCGTGCGAGTCGTCAACAGTGAGCCCTCCCAGATTCAGGGAGCAGATGTCGCATTCGCGATAGCGCACGGCCAAATGTTGCTAAAGTATACATGCCAGTCTTTAGCTCCACCGTTATTGTCATTGAGGTGTGGTTTGATTGTACACATGCAATAACTCCACCGTTGTTGATATGCAATTGGCTGGCCTCCAGGCGATTAGCTCTACTGGCCGTCCAGGTGGGGCCACCCATTGTCTATGTGGCACCGGCTCGCACCAATACAATAACTCCACCGTTATGAGAGTGATTGGCCTGCACGATGCGAAAAAGCCTCCACCAGGAGAGGCCGGGCCAGCTCCTGGGGGAGGCTCCATCGGTTCCGCTCTACTTCCCCTACCTCATGACCACGGAGTCCGTCCCGCGGCCTGTGCTGCCTGCACGCTGACGAGCCACTACGCCTTCAGCCACAACTCCTCGGCACTTTGCGTCCCAGAGGGAGCGGCCTCTTGTGCAGCGAGAGCCTGTTGAAGGTCTCGCAGCTTCCTGACGTCCTGGATGTACGCAGAAAGTTCTGCGGTTGGGAACTTTGGCCAGCGCAGGAGCGTACGAGTGAAGGCGTAGCCGTATAAATCGAAGATTTTCTTCAGGCGCTGCACGGCCGGCGTTCCGAGCTCATCCACGAAACGTTTCGGGGGCTGTGGGTCCATTTCGGATGACCCGGGGACGCTGCTCGCAAAGACAGCAATGTCGTTATTGTTTCGGTGAGGCCAGAAATCTGGCCACGCCAAGATTCCTTTGGCATCGCGCTCCATGTCAGCCGTAATAATGGCGACATCCTTCTTGAGCCCCACAAGCCGCCCATGTTCATGAAGCACACGTGTACGCGCTGGATCCCCGTTTACAACGACGTCATGAGCCGTGTGCTCGCATGCCCTTCGGAACGCCCTGGTGACGTCAATCGCCAGTATTTCCGAGGCGGAATTGAGCCGCATGCGTATCCGCGTGATCTCAGCCTCCAGATTCGAATTCATGAAGGTCGGCGTAGCACGGCCTGCTGACCAACAGCGGTTTCGGGGACACCCTTTCGGGACCCTCGATGCACCCATGCTGCCGTCTATGCCTTGTGGAACTCCGTCAGGGCGCGCTGCCAGCTACCAGCAGAGCACAGGCAAGGGCCCCGAGACTGGCACGTCAGGTACGTGATAAAACTTGAGGTGGCAGGTCGCGTTACCCGCCACCTTCGGTCCATTTTTGGACCCTCAAACCGTTCCTCCCTGCACAGAGGGTCGGCGAAAAAAATGGGTAAGGTCGATGCTCAAGTTCTTTGACACCCTCTCGGGGGCGTCAAGTCCTGTCCGATCCTGTAGGCTGGAACCCTCCTCGATCTGGAGGGTGCCCCATGGCAACTCGCCTGACCTCTGCGGTCCTGCTCTTGGCCCTGCTCAGTGCGTGCGCCACCCAGCGTGTGGTCCGCCTCGACACGGGGCAGGGGGAACCCCTGGAGTACAAGCCGCCCACCTTGCCTCAGTCCGTGAAGGTGGACGCGGAAGCGTTCGAGGAAGCGTTGACGCATATGGTGCTGAATGCGCCCCTCACTCTCCGCCCACCCCAGCACGGTGGTCTGGTGCTCGCCTCCTACCCAGGCAACGACGAGGCCCCTCGCTGGCAGCGCCTCATGAGTAAGCGCTACGGCGGCCTCTGCGAGCCGGGCCAGCGGACGGAAACCTGCCTCGCCCCGCTCGACGACGTGATGGGCCTGAGTGAGTGGGACAAACTGGGCGTGGCCCTGGGCCTGCCGATTGATCCCCTTAAGGAGAGCATTGCCAGGGCGGTGGAGAAGACGCTGGCCCCTCAGCTCTTCTACACCGTCATTGCGACGGGGCTGGTCACCTGGGCCGTCCTGGCGGTCAACCCCGAGCCCGTGTTCACCAAGGCGGCGGCAATCGTTTCGGCGCTGCTGTTGATCTACCTGGGAGTGGAGACGTTCCTGGAGGTGGTGGACGCGAGCCGGGAATTGAAATGGGCCAGCGACCGGGCCATGACCTGGGAGGAGTTGGAGCACGCCAGCAAGCGCTTCGCCGACCGGGTGGGGCCGGAGGTGGCCCGCGTCTTTGTCCTCGCGGTGACGGTGGTGATGAGCCACGGCATGACCGGGGGCTCGGCATGGCTGGCCTCAAGACTGCCGATGCTGCCCAACGTCGCGGAGGCGGCGGCACTAGGGGCCGAACCACTGCGCCTCACACTTTCGGAGATAGGACAGGTGCGCACGGTGGCGGTTTCCGCCGAGGGCACTATCACCATTCTCCTGGCTCCCACGGCGGTGGCCATGACGGGCAAGGGGCCCGGTGGTGGCTCGAAGCAAGAGCAATACAAGACGCCCAAGTCTGGCGTCAGCGGGAAAGAGGGCGCCAAGGATGTGCCAAGCTGGGCGAAAGGTGAACGGCCCAAGGTTGATGAGAGTGGCAAGGACTTCGCCAAGAGGTTGTTGGACAAGAAGTATGGGGAAGGGAGCTACGACAAGGGTCCTGGGAGTGAATTCAACAAGATACAAAAATGGGGAGACCGCGCATTCGAGAACCCATGAGGGCGTCCCATGACACACGTGTATGTCCTTCAGCATGTGCATGCAGCTCCAAACGGAGAGGAGGATATCAAGCTCATTGGCGTGTACGTGACCGAGGCAGATGCCCAGGCGGCTGTTTCCCGTCTGCGCCAACAGCCAGGCTTCCGGGAGCACCCGGAGGGGTTTCACATTTCTCGGTACGAACTCAACAAGGACCACTGGACCGAGGGGTTCATTGGATGGGATGACGCCCTTGATGAATCATGAATCCATGGGAGTCGAAGCTCTCGTCCGAGCGATAGCATTCAGGTCTTCCGGATGGTTGGAGGTAGGCGATGGGTTGGGGCCGTCACGCTGCCCCACAAGCCCAATTGAGTCCAAATCTGGTCCGACAAGAACCGATTGGGTCCCCTGATGCGGTGACCGGTTATACTCGGGTTGTCGTGGCGTCCGGCATGCGCGCATGTGCCGGACGCAGCACGGACGTGGCCACGCCGCTCAGGCCCACCAGGTTGGGGAACACCGGGGAAGGTGTCAAACTCGACTTCCGCCATTTCGAGGAGGGCGAGCGAGGGAGCGCGGGAGGCGTAGGGAAGGGACGGCCACCGGACTGGGTTGGCGTAGGGGCAGGCCGCGGGGGAGCGGTCCCCGCGGCCCGCCCGTCCTGCTCAGGACGCCGAGCGCGGCTGCACGGTGAGGCTGTCGATGTTGACGTGGCCGCTGTCCTCGGGCCCGTACGCGTACGACACCGTGGTCACTCCCGCGGGCAGCGCCACCCGCACCGTCTGCAGGCCCCAGGTGTCCCAGCCGCCGGTGGACGGCAGCGTGACCTGCTGTGCCGGCGCCGCGCCCACGGTGAGGGTCAGTGCCTTGTCCGACCCCGTCCCGTTGGCGTAGCGCAGAGAGAGCTCGTACGTGCCCGCCTGGGCGGCCTCGACCTGGAACCCGACGGCGGCGCCCTTCCGGTCGAAGCACGCGGCGAAGGAGCTGCCGGTGTAGCCCCCGTGGTCGGTGGCCGTGCACGCCCCGCCGCCGAGCACGGCGTCCTCGGCCTCCAGGGTCCGGTCCAGCAGCGGCTCGACCAGCGCGAGCAGGACCGAGCGGGCGTGCGTGCTGACATTGCTCGGCTTCGCCGCCGCCAGCACGCCGCGCACGGACCAGAGCGCCGCGCGGACCTGCGCGGAGTCCCCTGCCTGCTGGGCTGCCGTGGCCGAGGCCAGCTGCGCCTGCAGGTCGCGGGCCGTGGCCGAGGCCACCTCCCCGCCGCGGGTCAGGGCGGCGAGCTCGTGCACGACCGCGTCCAGCCCGGCCGGCGAGTGCAGCCACTGGAAGAGCAGGTCCTCCAACTGCGCCTGGGCGGTCCCGTCGAGCTCGCTCTCCGGCGCGGTGTCGACCGCGGTCCGCACGGCCCGCAGGCGCTGCAGCGTCGTCGCGGCATCGCCTGCTGCGTCGGCGGTCCTCGCCGCAGCGAGCAGCTCGTGCAGGCTCCGGGCGGTGCCCGCAGCCACATGCCCGGAGGCGGCCAGCCGGTCGACGGCGGCGTCGATGCGTGCCAGCGCCACCCGGGGCTGCACGGGTGCCGAGGCGACCGAGGCAGCCCCGTCGCCGAGGCGGTTGTGGGCGGTGACGACGAACGTGTAGGCGACGCCGTTCACCAGCCCGGGCACCACCGCCGACGTCGACGCGTCCCTCGTGGTCACCGACGCCGCCGCCGAGCCACCGACGTACGCGGTGACGGTGGAGTGGTCGACCGGCTCGGCGCCGTCCCACCGCGGTGCGGTCCACGAGACCGTCGCCTGCCCGTCACCGGGGACGCCGGTCACACCGGTCGGTGCGTCGGGCACTGAGGTGTCGTTGACCTCGAGGCTCGCGACCTCGGGCGTGACGCCGGACGCCGCCGTGTAGCGGACGTAGCGCGCGGTCGTGGGTGCCGTGACGACGCTGCTGGTGGCGTCGTCGGCGGTGCCCACCGTGCCCAGGGGCGTCCACGTGCTGCCGTCGGCGGAGACAGCGAGGTCGTACGCGGTGGTTCGCCCCGTGGCCGAGACCACGCGCACCCGGCGGACCGTCCTCGCGCTGCCGAGGTCGACGGTCAGCGACGCCCCGGCGGTCATCGGTCGCCACTGCGTGGTCACGCTGCCGTCGACCGCTGCCACCGCGGGGAAGCTGGCGTCGGCGGAGCTCGCGGACACCACGGCGCAGCGGGCGGTGTCGAAGGTGGGCTCGAGGTCCGGCCGGCGGGTCGGGACCGTCAGCGAGCCGCCCGTCTGGACGGTGCGCGCCGCGGCACCGGCGATGGCGACGGGCAGCGGAGCCCCCGATACCAGCGTGACGGTGGTCGTCCTCGGCCCGACGCTCACGTCGAACCGGCGTCCCTGCCAGGCGAGCCCGGTCAGCTCGAGCCCCGGCAGCTGCGGCGGCAGCATCGGGTCCAGCCGCAGGGCGTCGGCATCCCAGCGCAGGCCGGGGAACCCGTACAGCAACTCCTGCAGGAACCCGCCCGCGCCCGTGGTGAAGGTGAAGGCGCCCCCGCCGCGGGTCTCGCTGAACTGGTCGAACGGTGCCCGCATGAACGGGTCCACG
Above is a window of Cystobacter fuscus DNA encoding:
- a CDS encoding DUF7336 domain-containing protein — encoded protein: MTHVYVLQHVHAAPNGEEDIKLIGVYVTEADAQAAVSRLRQQPGFREHPEGFHISRYELNKDHWTEGFIGWDDALDES